In Paenibacillus algicola, a genomic segment contains:
- a CDS encoding Mrp/NBP35 family ATP-binding protein gives MISREQVQEILQPLQDPETGQSLMELQRIRDIVVKDNTVRLSVTYTTEETRTLLNAQIRELLQALGAEDIHIRMRPLEDKSKEEELDREKLTKGHAAGMKHELLAPESGVQFIAIASGKGGVGKSTVTVNLATALVRQGKKVGLIDADIYGFSVPDMMGMEEGPVVTDDGVIIPVERFGVKVMSMGFFIRENSPVVWRGPMLGKMLRQFFDDVAWGDLDYMLLDLPPGTGDVALDVHQMIPQSKEIIVTTPHATAAFVAARAGAMALQTNHEVLGVIENMAYRNCQHCGEKDYIFGRGGGGMLADNLHTELLGQLPLSAPDNLPTDPDFSPSVYKEDTESGQIYEEIAKAVISKCAPR, from the coding sequence CTGATAAGCAGAGAGCAGGTACAGGAGATTTTACAGCCGCTGCAGGACCCGGAGACTGGACAGAGTCTAATGGAGCTGCAACGCATTCGTGACATTGTAGTTAAAGATAACACTGTGCGTTTATCCGTCACGTACACAACCGAAGAGACGCGGACGCTGCTGAATGCGCAGATTCGAGAGCTGCTGCAGGCACTGGGAGCAGAGGATATTCATATCCGGATGCGGCCGCTGGAGGACAAGTCGAAGGAAGAAGAGCTGGACCGCGAGAAGCTGACCAAAGGACACGCAGCCGGGATGAAGCATGAGCTGCTGGCCCCGGAATCGGGCGTTCAGTTTATTGCGATTGCGAGCGGGAAAGGCGGGGTGGGGAAATCTACCGTGACCGTTAACCTGGCGACCGCGCTTGTCCGCCAAGGCAAGAAAGTCGGCTTGATCGATGCAGATATTTACGGCTTTAGCGTTCCGGACATGATGGGGATGGAGGAAGGCCCCGTCGTTACGGATGACGGCGTCATCATTCCAGTGGAGCGGTTTGGCGTCAAGGTGATGTCGATGGGCTTCTTCATTCGGGAGAACAGCCCGGTCGTGTGGAGAGGGCCGATGCTGGGCAAAATGCTCCGTCAGTTTTTTGATGATGTAGCTTGGGGTGACCTGGATTACATGCTGCTGGATTTACCTCCCGGTACCGGTGATGTAGCGCTGGACGTGCACCAGATGATCCCGCAGAGCAAAGAGATTATTGTTACCACACCCCATGCCACGGCGGCGTTCGTAGCTGCTAGAGCGGGAGCTATGGCGCTTCAGACGAACCATGAGGTGCTGGGCGTTATCGAAAACATGGCCTATCGGAACTGTCAGCACTGCGGCGAGAAGGATTATATTTTCGGCCGCGGAGGCGGAGGAATGCTGGCAGACAATCTTCATACCGAACTGCTGGGACAGCTTCCATTAAGCGCACCGGACAACCTTCCGACAGATCCAGACTTCTCCCCATCGGTATATAAAGAAGACACTGAGAGCGGCCAGATTTATGAGGA
- the cwlD gene encoding N-acetylmuramoyl-L-alanine amidase CwlD, with protein MSRPERDKVTIWISWKKIKQSLIGLGLLLLLLAVVTYEIPTNKTVQYWSLPLAGKVIALDAGHGGPDGGAVSRQGVIEKDINLAVTLYLRDYLQQAGALVILTREGDYDLASPETAGYSKRKTEDLNNRVRLIENKQADLFISIHLNSIPSNRWSGAQTFYPPGKEESRRLAELIQSEIRHQLENTQRLAKTDDKIFLLQALKIPSALVEVGFLSHPQESEMLRDEKYQRKVAASIYNGVLRYSAGERSN; from the coding sequence ATGTCCAGGCCGGAACGCGATAAGGTAACCATATGGATCTCCTGGAAAAAGATAAAGCAAAGCCTGATAGGGCTTGGACTGCTGCTTTTACTGCTTGCCGTAGTGACCTACGAAATTCCAACGAACAAAACCGTTCAATATTGGAGCCTGCCGCTGGCAGGAAAGGTAATCGCATTGGATGCGGGTCACGGTGGCCCGGATGGGGGAGCTGTCAGCCGCCAGGGCGTGATTGAGAAGGATATTAATCTGGCGGTCACGCTGTATTTGCGGGATTATCTTCAGCAGGCAGGAGCCTTGGTGATCTTAACGCGAGAAGGGGATTATGATCTGGCCTCTCCGGAAACCGCGGGATACTCCAAGCGAAAAACCGAGGATCTAAACAATCGGGTGCGGCTGATTGAAAATAAGCAGGCTGACCTGTTTATCAGCATTCATCTGAATAGCATTCCTTCTAACCGCTGGAGTGGTGCCCAAACCTTTTACCCACCGGGAAAAGAAGAAAGCAGACGTTTAGCGGAGCTGATCCAGAGTGAAATTCGTCACCAGCTCGAGAATACGCAGCGGCTGGCCAAGACGGATGACAAAATCTTTTTGCTGCAAGCGCTCAAAATCCCGTCCGCACTCGTAGAGGTCGGCTTTCTGTCTCATCCGCAGGAGTCCGAAATGCTGAGGGATGAGAAGTACCAGCGAAAGGTGGCAGCCTCTATATATAATGGCGTTCTGAGATATAGTGCAGGAGAGCGCTCCAACTAA